One stretch of Eupeodes corollae chromosome 2, idEupCoro1.1, whole genome shotgun sequence DNA includes these proteins:
- the LOC129944239 gene encoding mitochondrial import inner membrane translocase subunit Tim13 — MNMDVLDSPAINQLDSSQRAELMKQVRQQLAVASTQELLEKMSRKCFSKCINKPGSSLDSSEQKCIAMCMDRFMDSWNIVSRAYFTRLQRESTQG, encoded by the exons atgaacATGGACGTTCTCGATAGCCCTGCAATAAACCAGCTCGATAGCTCTCAAAGAGCAGAGCTTATGAAACAAGTCCGTCAACAATTGGCTGTTGCAAGCACTCAGGAATTACTTGAG aAAATGTCACGAAAATGTTTCAGCAAATGCATAAATAAACCAGGGTCATCGCTGGACTCGTCCGAGCAG AAGTGCATTGCAATGTGTATGGATCGATTCATGGACTCTTGGAATATAGTTTCCCGTGCTTACTTCACAAGATTACAGAGGGAAAGCACACAAGGTTGA